A part of Microcoleus sp. AS-A8 genomic DNA contains:
- a CDS encoding segregation/condensation protein A: MTGTPASEAIALLIDLAQRGEIDPWDVQVIEVIDRYLSTLALGNEADKGRRDADLSQSGQAFLWASMLVLLKADTLRRLEEPDEIDLTELQEEIDTSAEARLPLHLERHLRRRRAAPPLKRRPVTLSELIEQLQQMAAQLGDGDSPVRSRALRPRPQSRSQAAKAIAHLAHDENLTELAMHLEGFISQHWQELSAGKDWLNLEQLLEWWTLSPATSDRADSLGDSLTTHAASVEATEVKTSDRVGVFWALLLLSAQSKVELHQEEFYQDLKIRALT, encoded by the coding sequence ATGACTGGAACACCAGCTAGTGAAGCGATCGCTCTTCTCATTGATTTAGCACAGCGAGGAGAAATTGACCCTTGGGATGTGCAAGTGATAGAGGTGATTGACCGCTATTTAAGTACTCTGGCACTCGGAAATGAGGCGGACAAGGGACGCCGTGATGCTGATTTATCCCAGTCCGGGCAAGCTTTTTTGTGGGCATCCATGCTGGTTTTACTCAAAGCCGATACCTTAAGGCGTTTAGAAGAGCCGGATGAGATAGACCTCACCGAACTCCAGGAGGAGATCGACACCTCAGCAGAAGCGCGATTGCCCCTCCATCTGGAACGTCATCTGCGCCGCCGCAGAGCCGCCCCGCCTCTCAAGAGACGCCCGGTGACACTCTCTGAGCTGATTGAGCAATTGCAGCAGATGGCGGCACAGCTAGGGGATGGGGACTCTCCTGTGCGCTCTCGTGCGCTTCGTCCCCGTCCTCAATCTCGAAGTCAGGCCGCTAAAGCGATCGCGCATCTGGCTCACGATGAAAATCTCACCGAACTCGCCATGCATCTCGAAGGCTTTATCTCCCAGCATTGGCAAGAACTTTCGGCAGGAAAAGATTGGCTAAATTTAGAACAACTGTTAGAGTGGTGGACGTTGTCACCAGCCACGTCGGATCGAGCCGATTCCCTTGGGGATAGCTTGACTACCCACGCAGCATCCGTTGAGGCAACTGAAGTAAAAACCAGCGATCGGGTCGGAGTCTTCTGGGCACTACTACTCTTGTCGGCTCAGTCCAAGGTAGAGTTACACCAAGAGGAGTTTTACCAAGACTTAAAAATCCGTGCGCTGACGTAA
- a CDS encoding AI-2E family transporter, whose translation MSRYPHLFPLHRWTYVQRLLFFALSGPLVALNLWILSQVFRYFEHLIALLTISAILAFLLNYPVRFISRFYRSRSQAVIVVLLFTLALLVILGITLVPIVIDQFTQLLNNIPAWLETSNDNLDKLETWARARRLPLNLKAISNRLNTRIESEVQVLATQAVGFALGTLSGLFDTILVIVLAFYMLLYGARLWRGFVNLLPPKIGVPFSESLRLNFQNFFISQILLGLFMVATLTPIFLVLRVPFALLFALLIGVAEFIPFIGATLGIGLVTILVMLNSFWLGIRVAIAAVVMQQIKDNILAPRLMGEFIGLNPIMIFIALLVGVQIAGVLGVIVAVPIAGTLKGTLDAIRLMHPPQAVSTDTITPEPSSPVQAEE comes from the coding sequence ATGAGTCGCTATCCCCATCTATTTCCCCTGCACCGTTGGACTTACGTGCAACGCCTCCTGTTTTTTGCTCTCTCAGGCCCACTTGTGGCACTCAATCTCTGGATTTTGTCCCAAGTCTTTCGCTATTTTGAGCACCTAATCGCGTTGCTGACCATTTCAGCCATTCTCGCTTTTCTGCTCAACTACCCTGTCCGCTTTATATCGCGATTTTACCGGAGTCGCTCTCAGGCGGTAATTGTTGTTTTACTTTTCACGTTGGCACTCTTAGTTATTCTGGGAATCACCTTAGTGCCTATTGTGATAGACCAATTTACCCAATTGTTAAACAATATCCCAGCTTGGTTAGAAACGAGTAATGATAATCTCGACAAGTTAGAAACTTGGGCAAGAGCACGCCGTTTGCCGCTCAACCTTAAAGCCATTAGCAATCGCCTCAATACTCGCATCGAAAGTGAAGTTCAAGTACTGGCAACTCAAGCCGTTGGATTTGCGCTAGGAACTCTATCAGGACTTTTCGATACTATCTTAGTCATCGTTTTGGCCTTTTATATGCTGCTGTATGGCGCAAGGCTCTGGCGAGGTTTTGTCAATTTACTCCCCCCTAAAATAGGGGTACCTTTTAGCGAATCCCTGCGGCTGAATTTTCAGAATTTTTTTATCAGCCAAATCCTCCTAGGATTATTTATGGTCGCTACCCTAACTCCAATTTTTTTGGTCTTAAGGGTTCCCTTTGCTCTGCTTTTTGCACTGCTCATTGGCGTCGCTGAATTCATTCCTTTTATCGGTGCCACTTTGGGTATTGGTTTGGTCACGATTTTAGTCATGCTCAACAGCTTTTGGTTAGGGATTCGTGTCGCTATAGCCGCTGTTGTCATGCAGCAAATCAAAGACAATATCCTAGCTCCTAGATTAATGGGTGAATTTATTGGACTAAATCCTATTATGATTTTCATTGCTTTATTAGTAGGAGTTCAGATCGCTGGTGTGTTGGGCGTTATTGTTGCAGTTCCTATTGCTGGAACCCTTAAGGGCACGCTTGATGCAATTCGCTTAATGCACCCGCCCCAAGCCGTCAGCACTGACACGATTACCCCTGAACCCTCTAGTCCCGTGCAAGCTGAGGAGTAA
- a CDS encoding lipopolysaccharide assembly protein LapA domain-containing protein, whose translation MRQINFLIIFALCLALVLFSLENTEPAVIRIVNGVQVQAPIAIELILAMGLGAILAWLFSIWTRLQQQLQSFKAKRQIRSKEEQIEKLEQDVERYKAEIEQLELPALSPSKAFTEEVAG comes from the coding sequence ATGCGACAGATTAATTTTTTGATTATTTTTGCTCTGTGCTTGGCGTTGGTTTTATTTAGTTTGGAAAATACCGAGCCGGCTGTGATTCGCATTGTTAATGGTGTTCAGGTTCAAGCCCCGATTGCGATTGAACTCATTTTGGCTATGGGGCTAGGCGCTATCTTGGCTTGGCTGTTCAGCATCTGGACAAGGTTACAACAGCAGCTACAGTCCTTTAAAGCCAAACGCCAGATTCGTTCCAAAGAAGAGCAAATTGAAAAATTGGAGCAAGACGTGGAACGCTACAAGGCAGAGATCGAACAGCTAGAGTTACCCGCTCTATCCCCTTCTAAAGCCTTTACAGAAGAAGTTGCAGGTTGA
- a CDS encoding GAF domain-containing protein, with product MIEDTVFSTQKHTLSKTPNPDYHYKVGGHLPLDAPSYVVRQADFELYEGLKAGEFCYVLNSRQMGKTSLRVRTMQKLQAEGFACAAIDLTKIGSQDITADKWYNGVIRSLVRGFNLLDKVNDRTWLRDREYLPPVQRLSEFIEQVLLPSVSQKIVIFIDEIDNTLSLNFKTDDFFAFIRACIEYDRLTFALLGVATPSDLIQNKIRTPFNLGQAIELQGFELEEAQPLAEGLALKSHYPQAVLKAVLDWTGGQPFLTQKLCHFIVTSESPIPIGGEELWVENLVRSRIIDNWEAMDEPPHLKTIRDRLLRIGQRSRALLDLYQQILEHGEIEATGSPDHLELRLSGLVVKREGKLRVCNRIYASVFNLSLVKKALVDLHAEFMQLVTKQEQRLLSMLSMMKGKGFDELLHDILGSITLKICELVSVDRTTILFVDEDQKELWSIIAREGSSRYPEIEIIASKETEGRVINFKKLVSTPFNFCEDTDSTYDKRGAGNGYHTYNELLLPILNEQGDLVAAVQLLNKLKPINNPAAPLSERIDKLGFTTADQKQFEDYAPSIRRVLERCQDCYKLTQKLHAAEALTKATRYLSESLDSDEILGRVMDAAKKLMNADRSTLWLLDREANELWTKIPFEDGSVRELRVQVGQGYAGKVAATGEPLNIAFDLYDHPDCGTAKKTDQQTGYRTCSLLCMSVFSPDGELLGVTQLVNKKKPGEFPDYDPADWPKAPECFKASFDANSQKYMEIFNAQAGVALQNAKKFERVKEEVKTHKENVVSQTLSMLSKVMENEGFDDVLDATLRSMTIKMGKSLRADRTAIFLLDEEKNELWSILAEEDDEGERSLEIRIPADKGIVGHVASCKQLVNIPFDFYDDSRSITAKEQDKKNGYRTYTMLALPLLNEQGDLVAVVQLLNKLKPGYHRTASLAEKVDQQGFTKADEQKFAEDAPLIQMILESFRSYHKTTRAQRVAAALMAATRSVSQSSLELNEILQRVMEAAKKLMNADRSTLWLIDDKAGELWTKIPFEDGSEKELRVRIGEGYAGKVAESGKPLNIPFDLYGRPDSETARKTDQKSGYRTYSLLCMPVFSPDGDLIGVTQLVNKKKPGEFPDYDPATNGIEAPEHFRMSFDESDEKYMQIFNNQAGVILQNAELLAEVKRQEQTLRNNLNQA from the coding sequence ATGATTGAGGATACTGTATTTTCGACTCAGAAACATACCCTAAGTAAAACGCCAAATCCAGATTATCACTACAAAGTTGGAGGGCATTTGCCATTGGATGCTCCTAGCTATGTCGTGCGACAAGCCGATTTTGAACTTTATGAAGGGTTAAAGGCTGGGGAATTTTGTTATGTTCTCAACTCACGACAGATGGGGAAAACCAGCTTGCGGGTACGAACCATGCAAAAACTGCAAGCCGAAGGATTTGCCTGTGCAGCGATTGATTTGACGAAAATTGGTAGCCAGGATATTACCGCTGATAAGTGGTACAACGGGGTGATCAGAAGTCTGGTGAGAGGATTTAATTTATTAGACAAGGTTAATGATCGCACTTGGTTGCGCGATCGCGAATACCTGCCTCCGGTGCAACGCCTAAGTGAGTTTATCGAACAGGTGCTGCTGCCTTCCGTCAGCCAAAAAATCGTCATTTTTATAGACGAAATCGATAATACGCTCAGCTTAAATTTCAAAACAGATGATTTTTTTGCCTTTATCCGGGCTTGCATTGAGTATGATCGGCTAACATTTGCCCTATTGGGAGTTGCTACCCCTTCAGATTTGATTCAAAACAAAATTCGCACCCCGTTTAATTTGGGACAGGCGATTGAATTGCAGGGTTTTGAATTAGAAGAAGCACAGCCTTTAGCTGAAGGCTTAGCCCTGAAATCTCACTATCCCCAAGCCGTGTTGAAAGCGGTATTGGATTGGACAGGAGGACAACCGTTTCTCACGCAAAAACTTTGCCACTTCATTGTTACCTCGGAATCTCCTATACCCATCGGTGGCGAGGAACTATGGGTAGAAAATTTAGTGCGCTCGCGGATTATTGACAATTGGGAAGCGATGGATGAACCCCCTCATCTTAAGACGATCCGCGATCGCCTGCTGCGAATTGGGCAGCGTAGCCGTGCGCTACTCGATCTCTATCAGCAAATTTTGGAACACGGTGAAATAGAAGCCACCGGCAGTCCCGATCACTTGGAATTGCGATTGTCCGGGTTAGTTGTCAAGCGAGAAGGAAAATTAAGAGTTTGTAATCGTATTTATGCCTCTGTATTTAATCTCAGCTTGGTGAAAAAAGCCTTGGTAGACTTACATGCCGAATTTATGCAACTGGTCACCAAGCAAGAACAACGATTGTTATCGATGCTCAGTATGATGAAGGGGAAAGGATTTGATGAACTCCTTCATGATATTTTAGGTTCCATTACTCTTAAAATCTGTGAATTAGTGAGTGTAGACCGCACCACTATTTTATTTGTCGATGAAGACCAAAAAGAACTATGGTCAATTATTGCCAGGGAGGGTAGCAGTCGATACCCGGAAATTGAAATTATAGCCAGCAAAGAGACAGAAGGGCGGGTCATTAATTTCAAAAAATTGGTAAGTACGCCTTTTAATTTTTGTGAGGATACAGATAGCACCTATGATAAGCGAGGCGCAGGAAATGGTTACCATACCTATAATGAATTGCTGCTCCCTATCTTAAATGAACAGGGAGATTTGGTCGCGGCCGTTCAGTTACTGAACAAATTGAAGCCTATCAATAATCCCGCCGCTCCCCTTTCAGAAAGAATTGACAAACTAGGATTCACCACCGCTGATCAAAAACAGTTTGAGGATTATGCTCCTTCAATCCGACGTGTTTTAGAGCGATGTCAAGATTGTTATAAACTCACCCAAAAGCTACACGCCGCAGAAGCGCTCACGAAAGCAACACGTTACCTCTCTGAAAGTTTGGATTCGGATGAAATCCTAGGACGAGTAATGGATGCCGCCAAAAAACTCATGAATGCCGATAGAAGTACTCTATGGCTGCTAGATCGCGAGGCTAATGAGTTGTGGACAAAAATACCTTTTGAAGATGGCTCCGTGAGGGAGCTGCGGGTACAGGTTGGACAAGGTTATGCCGGTAAAGTTGCCGCAACCGGTGAACCGCTAAATATTGCCTTCGATCTTTACGATCACCCCGATTGTGGAACCGCGAAAAAAACAGATCAACAGACGGGTTATCGAACTTGTAGCTTACTCTGTATGTCGGTTTTTAGTCCAGATGGTGAACTGTTGGGTGTTACTCAATTAGTAAATAAAAAGAAACCCGGTGAGTTTCCTGACTACGACCCTGCTGATTGGCCAAAAGCACCAGAATGCTTTAAGGCAAGCTTTGATGCCAACAGCCAGAAATATATGGAAATATTCAACGCTCAAGCCGGGGTTGCGCTGCAAAATGCCAAGAAGTTTGAGAGGGTCAAGGAAGAGGTAAAAACTCACAAAGAAAATGTAGTCAGTCAAACCCTATCCATGCTTAGTAAAGTCATGGAAAATGAAGGATTTGATGACGTTCTTGATGCAACTTTGCGCTCAATGACCATAAAAATGGGGAAATCCCTGAGAGCTGATAGAACCGCAATTTTCTTATTAGATGAAGAGAAAAATGAATTGTGGTCGATTCTCGCGGAAGAAGATGATGAAGGCGAACGCTCTTTAGAAATTCGGATTCCTGCGGATAAAGGAATTGTGGGTCATGTGGCATCTTGCAAGCAACTCGTCAATATTCCCTTCGATTTTTATGACGATTCGCGCTCAATTACAGCTAAAGAACAAGACAAGAAAAATGGATATCGTACTTATACAATGTTGGCCTTGCCCTTGTTAAACGAGCAAGGTGATTTAGTGGCGGTTGTCCAGTTACTCAACAAATTAAAACCGGGATATCACCGTACAGCTTCCTTAGCCGAAAAAGTGGATCAACAGGGCTTTACCAAAGCTGATGAACAAAAGTTTGCGGAAGACGCTCCTTTGATTCAAATGATACTAGAAAGCTTCCGTTCCTATCACAAAACAACCCGAGCTCAACGAGTAGCGGCAGCACTCATGGCTGCGACCCGTTCTGTCAGTCAGAGTAGTTTGGAACTTAACGAAATTCTCCAGCGGGTGATGGAAGCCGCCAAGAAACTGATGAATGCTGACCGTAGCACCTTATGGTTGATCGATGACAAAGCTGGGGAATTGTGGACAAAAATTCCCTTTGAAGATGGTTCCGAAAAAGAACTGCGAGTGCGGATAGGAGAAGGTTATGCCGGTAAAGTTGCAGAATCGGGTAAACCGCTTAATATTCCCTTTGACCTGTATGGTCGTCCAGATTCAGAAACGGCTAGGAAAACCGATCAAAAAAGTGGTTATCGCACCTATAGTTTGTTGTGTATGCCTGTTTTTAGTCCTGATGGCGATTTGATTGGTGTCACTCAGTTAGTGAATAAGAAGAAACCCGGTGAATTTCCTGACTACGACCCAGCCACGAATGGGATTGAAGCACCGGAACATTTCCGAATGAGTTTTGATGAAAGTGATGAAAAATATATGCAAATATTCAATAATCAAGCTGGTGTTATTTTACAAAATGCTGAGCTTTTGGCAGAGGTGAAGCGCCAGGAGCAAACACTACGAAATAACCTCAATCAAGCGTGA
- a CDS encoding metal-dependent phosphohydrolase: MFNPTAVLINSCVERLKAGYRQTYGNLKPNYADILGWAANMALEIIANSDALYHNIEHTILVSLVGQEVLRGKHIREGGVSCEDWLHFIIALLCHDIGYIKGVCQQDKEDESLYATGLEDIMLLLDCGSTDASLTPFHVDRGKLFISERFGKHNLIDAQVIQRYIEITRFPVPLDEEHSDTINYPGLVRAADLIGQLSDPRYLQKIPALFYEFEETGVNKSLGYSNPGDLRKNYPNFYWKGVYPYIQPALRYLETTQEGKQIIANLYANVFRVEHE; encoded by the coding sequence ATGTTTAATCCAACAGCCGTCTTAATTAATAGCTGTGTTGAACGCCTGAAAGCTGGCTATCGCCAGACTTACGGTAACCTCAAACCGAACTATGCAGACATTTTGGGCTGGGCTGCAAACATGGCTTTGGAAATCATTGCCAATAGTGATGCTCTCTATCACAACATCGAGCATACTATCTTAGTAAGCTTAGTCGGTCAGGAAGTTTTGCGAGGCAAACACATCCGGGAAGGGGGTGTTTCCTGTGAGGATTGGTTGCATTTCATCATTGCCTTGCTGTGTCATGACATTGGCTACATCAAGGGAGTCTGTCAGCAAGACAAAGAAGACGAAAGCTTATATGCCACTGGTTTAGAAGACATCATGCTCTTGCTGGATTGTGGCTCCACAGACGCTAGCTTGACTCCTTTTCATGTTGATCGAGGCAAACTATTTATTAGCGAACGCTTCGGCAAGCACAATCTCATTGATGCCCAAGTTATCCAACGCTATATTGAGATAACTCGTTTCCCAGTACCTCTAGACGAGGAGCATTCCGACACCATCAACTATCCGGGTTTAGTCAGAGCGGCTGATTTGATTGGTCAACTTAGTGACCCACGTTACCTACAAAAAATTCCTGCCTTATTCTATGAGTTTGAAGAAACAGGCGTGAATAAGTCTTTGGGTTACTCCAATCCTGGCGATCTACGGAAGAATTACCCAAACTTTTATTGGAAGGGTGTATATCCGTACATTCAGCCAGCCTTGCGATACTTAGAGACAACGCAGGAGGGCAAGCAGATTATTGCCAATCTCTACGCTAACGTGTTTCGGGTCGAACACGAATAA
- a CDS encoding AAA-like domain-containing protein — protein MKAEDALEFADKLVYAKTGKHLNDLERTVFLGSYEDLTYEEIYPLNPEYVERYVGYRLWKKLSNVLEERVSKKMFRGALERAIKKQSLQVEEVETKQRVLISHWAQEPDLTLALQLCEAVQAAKHQTFRATVGSTSRDLPTWEEDWIAQIDTELKLCDYFLLLLSPQSAVSEMAIEKLRRAKELRDSRPNHKPLVLAIRVNCSLNAPLNHDLRSYLQGIGQREWKSPADTPKLIQEILNLLTEGEGGTGDFEKKSEWAKEKFGDGESVTRSISTPLNSSTIALDSPPLPVAEPELPSGQVRLASAFYVERVPYEALCYKEILHPGALIRIKAPRQMGKTSLMARILYHAKEQGYRTVPLSFQHADAEVFSSLNQLLQWFCARITRKLRLPHQVEDYWTDTYGSKDNCTDYFQDCLLPETDSPLVLGLDEVDRVFQYPTIADDFFGLLRAWYEEAGYGDGDLWEKLRLVVVHSTEVYVPLNVNQSPFNVGLPIELPEFIPEQVQDLTQRHGLNWNSSQVEQLMSIVGGHPYLVRVALYHMATGQLTLDQLLTLAPTEAGLYGDHLRRHLWHLQQHPELAAAFTKVVTTHAPVELESVLAFKLHSLGLVHLQGNYVTPRFDLYRQYFYERLATT, from the coding sequence ATGAAAGCTGAAGACGCACTAGAGTTTGCCGATAAATTAGTTTACGCCAAAACAGGAAAACATTTAAATGACTTAGAGAGGACAGTATTCCTTGGGTCTTACGAAGACTTGACTTATGAGGAAATTTATCCTCTCAATCCTGAGTATGTAGAAAGATACGTTGGTTATAGATTATGGAAAAAGCTGTCAAACGTATTAGAGGAAAGAGTTAGCAAAAAAATGTTTCGAGGCGCGCTAGAGCGGGCTATCAAGAAACAGTCCTTGCAAGTCGAAGAAGTAGAGACAAAACAGAGAGTTTTAATCTCGCATTGGGCACAAGAGCCAGACTTGACACTTGCCTTGCAGTTGTGTGAAGCGGTTCAGGCTGCTAAACACCAAACCTTTAGGGCAACTGTAGGGTCAACTAGCAGAGATTTACCCACTTGGGAAGAAGATTGGATCGCTCAAATCGATACAGAATTGAAGTTGTGTGACTATTTTTTGTTGCTATTGTCTCCTCAATCTGCCGTGAGTGAGATGGCGATTGAGAAGTTGCGGCGGGCTAAAGAGTTGCGTGATTCCCGCCCAAACCACAAGCCTCTGGTACTAGCGATTCGTGTTAATTGTTCCCTCAATGCGCCCTTGAATCATGACCTACGTAGCTACCTTCAGGGCATTGGGCAGCGTGAATGGAAATCGCCTGCTGATACTCCAAAACTGATTCAAGAAATCCTGAATTTGTTGACAGAGGGAGAGGGTGGAACCGGAGATTTCGAGAAAAAAAGTGAGTGGGCGAAAGAAAAATTTGGAGATGGAGAAAGTGTAACACGATCAATCTCAACCCCTCTCAACTCTTCTACGATTGCCCTTGATAGTCCGCCGCTCCCTGTGGCAGAACCAGAGTTACCCAGTGGTCAAGTGCGCCTCGCTTCTGCTTTTTATGTAGAGCGAGTTCCTTATGAAGCTCTCTGTTATAAGGAAATTCTACATCCAGGGGCTTTAATTCGGATTAAAGCGCCCAGACAAATGGGCAAAACGTCTTTGATGGCGAGAATTTTATATCATGCCAAAGAGCAGGGATATCGCACAGTCCCCCTCTCTTTTCAACATGCTGATGCAGAAGTTTTCAGCAGTTTGAATCAACTCTTACAGTGGTTCTGTGCCAGGATTACTCGCAAGCTCCGTTTACCTCATCAGGTTGAGGATTATTGGACGGATACTTATGGAAGTAAGGATAATTGTACGGATTACTTTCAAGATTGCCTATTACCAGAAACCGATAGTCCCCTGGTATTGGGTTTAGATGAAGTTGATCGCGTTTTTCAATACCCAACCATTGCTGATGATTTTTTTGGCTTACTGCGAGCTTGGTATGAAGAAGCTGGGTATGGTGATGGCGACTTGTGGGAAAAACTCCGATTGGTTGTGGTGCACTCGACGGAAGTTTATGTTCCGTTGAATGTGAATCAATCACCATTTAATGTGGGTTTGCCGATTGAATTACCGGAATTTATACCTGAGCAGGTGCAAGATTTGACCCAGCGGCACGGTCTAAATTGGAATTCCTCTCAGGTGGAGCAACTCATGTCTATTGTCGGTGGGCATCCTTATTTAGTCCGGGTCGCACTTTACCATATGGCGACGGGACAACTTACCCTCGATCAATTATTAACCCTAGCCCCCACAGAAGCGGGACTTTATGGCGACCATCTGCGCCGACATTTGTGGCATCTCCAGCAGCATCCGGAGTTAGCCGCCGCATTTACTAAAGTTGTGACGACTCATGCACCTGTGGAATTAGAGTCCGTGCTGGCGTTTAAGTTACACAGTTTGGGTTTGGTACACTTACAAGGAAATTATGTTACGCCTCGATTTGATTTGTATCGTCAATATTTTTATGAACGGTTAGCGACAACTTAA